The sequence GGGATTGTCGCAGACCATGCGCGCGTTGCGCTTGTCGACAGGCTCGAAGCGGTAGCCGCCGATGGCGCCCTTGCCGCGGTGATTCATGCGGTACGCCACGTCGATGGCGCGCAGGCCCTTCTCCAGCGTGTCGATGTCCGGAGGGAAGTGGGCGCTGTCGGGAATCTTGCGGCCAATCGTTCTCACGGTGCTCGGTCCAATCTTCTCGAAGACGAGCTGGAAGGACTTCAGCAGCGCCGGCATCGGGTACCACGTGTCCGCCTTCAGCGGGGTGATGCCGTTCTCCGCCAGGATGCGCAGCGCTCGCGACTGCGCAAGCTCCATTCCATTAACGATGGCCAGGATGGACTGCCCGATGACCTCGACACCCTGGTAGGCCATGGGCTGCATTGCTGCGGATGTGACGGGGGGGGTCTTCAAATCCATACGTGTACGCCCTCGGGAGGAGTGCGAGACATTGAACCGGCTTTTTCCAATATTTTCAAATTGCCTGAGTTGTCTGTAATTTTCCGGCAGGGTGACTAAGGGGTATCCCTCGGGTGTGTTTCTGACTCGGCCCCTCTGTACGGACGTGCTCGGAGGAATCTCGCTGCACGTACGGGCGGACGCGCGGCGACACGGGTGATGCATGTCTGGGTATGTCGGTGGGTTGCGCTGTCTTTGGCTGCGAATTCAGTGACAGTCACTCGCGTGCAGCCGGGCTGTGCCCAGAGGGTAAAACAGGTGGTTTGATGCAGGTGTCACCGTGTTTCGCGCGGGGCTCGGGTGGCTCGTACGCGCGGTGCCGGAGTTCCGTGCGCGCGGGTGTCGGAGCTCCAGGCACGTGGGTGCCGGACTTCCGTGCACCGGTGTCGGGCGACCGTGCATGCGGACCTCGTCGGGCCCTTCGCGCGATGTCGTGAGGCCGCGCATGTGGGCTCCGTCGCGGGCCGTGCGTGCGATGCAGGGCGGCCGTGTGCGCGGGCTTCGCGGCCGTGCGTGCGGCGCCGGGCAACCAGGCGTGCGGGTTCCGCAGCCCGGGAGTGCGGTTCTCGCAGTGCGCGTGCGCGGCCGTGCGGCCCTCACTCGCCGTCGTGGGTGCTCATGTGCGGCGGGGCAGGACGCCCCGTGCCTCGCGGCCGCTGGGGCACGTTGGGACCGCCCGGCGGCGTTCCATGCGTGGGAGCGGGTGCGCGGCGCTGGGACGCACCGCGGGCCCTCCACGGCCCTCACGGCCCGTGGAGTGCGGGCGCGCCGGTGACGTTTCGTCCGGCTTTCAGGGCCGGGACTGAAAAAACGCCAGTACTTCCGGCTCCGGCAAGGGCCAGGCAGGCGGGCGACCCTCGTAGTCCCAAGGGTTTAGCGTTCGGCATGGGCGTTGCTCTGAGGGAGGGGCGTGCAGGGCGGTGGCGGCGGGCTGATCGCAGGACAGGCAGACCCTCAACCTTGGAGATGAAACCATGGCGAAGACGACTCAGCGTGGGCAGGTCATCCGTCGTAAGGCCCGGCAGGTGCGGTTGACGACGGCTCGGGCGGTGAAGGGCGCGGGGCGCAGCGCCCGGCAGGTTCAGGTGACGCTGGGCGACCTCATCGCGGCCGCGTTCGACACGGTGGGCGGCGAGGTGAAGAAGGTGGCCCAGGTGGTGTCCTCCAAGGACATGACGGTGGCCACCGGCAAGCACATCGTCTTCGTCGGCTGAGGCGCGGCAGGACGTGCGCCACACCCCGTGGCGCCAGGGCGTAGGGGGCGACGGCAAGGGGTTGCACGGGTGAGACGCATCATCATTCCCGGAAGGAATTGCTGGACGGTGGAGGAGGCGAGCGACGCGGGCGTATTGGTGGACGCGCGCGCCTACTACCGGGAGTTGTACCGGGCCGCACGGAAGGCCCGACGCTACATCGCGATTACCGGCTGGCAGTTCGACAGCGACGTGGCGCTGCTGCGAGGTGATGACCTCGGCGAGGCGCTCGGCGAGGTGCGGCTGCTGCCGATGCTGGACGAGCTGTGCCGCGCCAACCCGGAGCTGCACGTGTACGTGCTGGCGTGGGACTTCAGCCTGCTGCTCGCGCTGGAGCGCGAGTGGATGCAGCACCTCATCTTCAACTGGACGACGAACGAGCGCGTGCGCTTCCGCTTCGATGCGTCCAGCCCGCTGTATGGCGCGCATCACCAGAAGCTGGTCGTCATCGACGGGCAGGTGGCCTTCACCGGCGGAATGGATGTCTGTGATTGCCGGTGGGATGACCGGGACCACCCGGTGGGCTCGCCGCTGCGCTGTGACAGCGGGAGGGACCCGCACGGGCCCTACCACGACGTGCAGTCCGTGCTCACGGGTCCGGTGGTGGACAAGCTCGCGGAGCTGTTCGAGGCGCGCTGGGCACACTCGGGTGGCGGTGAGCTGAAGCTGCCGAAGGTTGCTCGCGACGACGTCTCCTTCACCGCGAGCCTGCCGGCGCCGCCGGGGCCCGTGGCCCTGAGCCGCACCTTCGGCAAGACATTGCTGCCGCCTCAAGAGGCCGTGCAGGAGGTGCGCGCGCTGTACCTGGACGCCATCGCCTCCGCCGAGCGCTTCATCTACATCGAGAACCAGTACTTCTCCTCGCGCGCCATCTACCAGGCACTGGTGAAGCGCCTGCGCGAGCCCGGGCGCGGCCGGCTGCAGGTCATGCTGGTGCTGCCGCAGCAGCCGGAGGCACTGCGCGAGCAATTGGCCATGGGCGTGGCCCAGGTACGCCTGCTGCGCTCGCTGGAGCGCGTGGCGCGGGAGCATGGGCATGACTTCGGCGTGTACTGCTCCGCCGGGCGCGACGCGGTGAGCGGCGCGGACGTGTACACGTACATCCACTCGAAGGTGATGGTGGTGGATGACCGGTTCCTCACGCTGGGCTCGGCCAACACCACCAATCGCAGTCTCGGGTTGGACTCGGAGCTGAACCTGAGCTGGGAGGCGGAGGCGCCCGGCGACGCGGTGGCTCGCGCCATCCGCCGCATCCGCGTGTCGTTGATGGCGGAGCACGCGGGCCTTGCCGGCGTGGAGCCCGTGCGCGTGCTGGCGCGCGCCGACGGCGACCTCGTGTCGTGGCTGAATGGGCTCGCGTCCGCGGGCCAGGACCGGCTGCGCCGCCACCCGATGCAGACGGTGTTCGACCAGAGCCCGCTGCTCAAGTCGCTGGAGCCGGAGGAGCTCATCATCGACCCGGAGGACTCCGTGCTGGACGAGTCCCTCTTCGAGGCGCTGCACCGCGCCGAGGACGGCCTCTTCGCCTCCGGCATCCGCCTGCTGTCCCGCTGGCTGGTGGGAACTGGCACCGAGCGCCCGCACCGCGCCATCTGCCCCACCAACGCGGAGGACGGCCGCTCCAGCGGCTGAGGTCGCCAGGGCACCTTCCCACGGGCGTGTGGGGACGTGGCTCCAGCGAAGGGGCCTCGGGATGTCTTTCCACGGGCGTGGAGGACGGGAGCTCCGCGGCGGGAGCCGCGAGACACGCGGCGAAGCTCGGCGTTCACGAGCGCCCGCGCACCCGGCCGTCCTGGGACGGGCCCGAGTCCACGGGCCTGTCCGTCGGGTTGTCCGCGCTCCGACGGTCGCCAACTTGTGGGAGGACCCCTCTCGCCAAGGAGATTCCCCCATGAGGCTTCCACTATTGGCCGCGCTGGCCGCCCTCACGTTCTGCGGATGCATGCACCAGTCCACGAACACACGGGCGGAAGACAGCGCGACGGGCGGCACGAGCAATGCCACCACCTCGGCCCAGAAGGCCGCGCTCGAGCAGGCCAAGGAGCAGGAGATAGCCCAGGAGAGTCCCCTCCAGGGCTCCGACGTGACGGCGAAGGAGCGCAGGGACCGCATGGGCGCGCCCACCGTCTATGACGGCGAGGCCACGGGCGGCAGCGGCACCGACACCACGGTGACGACGGGGGACGGTCAGAAGTGGGACGTGCAGGAGGAGCCCGGCTCGGACCGCGAGCCGCGCAGCAACGACACCAAGCAGGACGCCACGCTGACGAAGGGGCAATCAGACACCGAGCCCCAACCTTGATGGCGTCGCGCGTGCTGACACCCGCGGAGTGAGCGGCGGCGGGCAGGTGGGCACGGGCACGGGTGGCGGCTTCCAGGCAGGCAGCTTCGGCGACATCGACAGGGAAGGGGTGGGCCGCCGACATCGAGAGGGCAGCGCTCCCTCCGTGCGTTGGCCTCTGCCTGGCTCCAGCCAGTGCTCCGAGGCCGTTCAGGAGGTCGCTTCCCGTGCGTGTCACCCGTCCGTCTCCGGGCCCTGGCGGGCGCGCGTGTGCCGGCTGCGGCCCGGCACGAGCGGTGGCGGCAGTGGCCTCGCGGGAAGCCGTACTCCGCGCGTGTCACCCGCCAGGTCCCTGGGCCCTGGCGGGCGCGCGTGTGCCGACGCGGCCCAGTGTCACCCACACGTTGCGCAGGCCGGTTGCTTCGCCTGGCGGCTCGGCCGGGTAGAGTTGGGGGACGATGACTGGCGCCCCCTTCTTCGTCCTGCTCGCTCTCGTTTCCACCCAGGAACCCTCGGCCAGTTCCACCGTCGAGGATGTCCCCAACGAGGAGGCGCCCTCCGGAGGTGGCGAAACCTCTGGGGGTGGCGAGGCCTCGTCCGTCGAGAAGGCCCGGCTGACCGAGTCCGCCCCTCCGGGCGCGCGCACTGGCGGCGAGGGCTTCGGCTTCAGCGCCCAATTGGAGGCGGGCGCGCTCAGCTTCCCCTCGGGCACGCCGGGTGGTGGGCAGGACCTGTTCGCGCGGGTGTATCCGGCGCTGGGACTGACGAAGGGGGAGACCTTCGTGCTGCGGCTGGGCGCCAACCTGCGCCTGCGCGTGATTGACGAAGACCCGAAGCAGACGGAGACGGACTACGGCGGGCACCTGCGCCGCGAGGACTGGGACGAATTGAGCGA comes from Pyxidicoccus parkwaysis and encodes:
- a CDS encoding chaperonin; translated protein: MAKTTQRGQVIRRKARQVRLTTARAVKGAGRSARQVQVTLGDLIAAAFDTVGGEVKKVAQVVSSKDMTVATGKHIVFVG
- a CDS encoding phospholipase D-like domain-containing protein, producing the protein MRRIIIPGRNCWTVEEASDAGVLVDARAYYRELYRAARKARRYIAITGWQFDSDVALLRGDDLGEALGEVRLLPMLDELCRANPELHVYVLAWDFSLLLALEREWMQHLIFNWTTNERVRFRFDASSPLYGAHHQKLVVIDGQVAFTGGMDVCDCRWDDRDHPVGSPLRCDSGRDPHGPYHDVQSVLTGPVVDKLAELFEARWAHSGGGELKLPKVARDDVSFTASLPAPPGPVALSRTFGKTLLPPQEAVQEVRALYLDAIASAERFIYIENQYFSSRAIYQALVKRLREPGRGRLQVMLVLPQQPEALREQLAMGVAQVRLLRSLERVAREHGHDFGVYCSAGRDAVSGADVYTYIHSKVMVVDDRFLTLGSANTTNRSLGLDSELNLSWEAEAPGDAVARAIRRIRVSLMAEHAGLAGVEPVRVLARADGDLVSWLNGLASAGQDRLRRHPMQTVFDQSPLLKSLEPEELIIDPEDSVLDESLFEALHRAEDGLFASGIRLLSRWLVGTGTERPHRAICPTNAEDGRSSG